In Thermoanaerobaculales bacterium, one DNA window encodes the following:
- a CDS encoding PhoH family protein has protein sequence MQDTSEVLSGTVYIPDTSALIENPDALDHLLTGGNIVVVLHQVLEELGRLQTSRTKPDGVRHAARQVTRKMLEYRRRQLINHGVEQILNHQANPEVLVRTPAGGVLAWEPATGVEEPYTDDLGDNHILAGAMRIAEVARSNGHPGYDVIVISEDSNLLLKCDSLGIAAENLRYGKVTLDSVDEVFRGVVYGELEEADLKRFHDSGAPGERWLPFEAVQLREPAELVWNLGVVLRCGETTLVTRANADRGRVEDLRFAQFWDRKRSQYRPRPVLGFTPRDPAQILGMEFLLDPDVQLVVLDGPAGSGKTRLMVATGLYMLVGQPTTWRVAPQSDPLAPDYGYDNGMLLLRPEHASSQYELGFLPGDFESKMSPWLEPFFQAIRGLSIANDHDFMDELRTADRLTMISTSMLRGLDIERSIVLVDELQNGDRHLAKTLMSRFCASSKVALAGCLDPVQIDNPYVDWRSNALTRIKETYRGFGPQVAQVRLEHNYRGPISTRADEL, from the coding sequence ATGCAGGACACCTCGGAAGTTCTTTCCGGCACGGTCTACATCCCGGACACCTCAGCCCTCATCGAGAACCCCGACGCCCTCGACCACCTGCTGACCGGCGGCAACATCGTGGTCGTCCTCCACCAGGTGCTCGAGGAGCTCGGCCGGCTCCAGACCTCGCGCACCAAGCCCGACGGCGTTCGCCACGCGGCCCGCCAGGTGACCCGCAAGATGCTCGAGTACCGGCGCCGCCAGCTCATCAACCACGGCGTCGAGCAGATCTTGAACCACCAGGCCAACCCCGAGGTGCTGGTGCGGACCCCGGCCGGCGGGGTGCTGGCCTGGGAGCCGGCGACCGGGGTCGAGGAGCCCTACACCGACGACCTCGGCGACAACCACATCCTGGCCGGCGCAATGCGGATCGCCGAGGTGGCACGCTCCAACGGCCACCCCGGCTACGACGTGATCGTGATCTCGGAGGACTCCAACCTCCTGCTCAAGTGCGACTCGCTGGGGATCGCCGCCGAGAACCTGCGCTACGGCAAGGTCACGCTGGACAGCGTCGACGAGGTCTTCCGCGGCGTCGTCTACGGCGAGCTCGAGGAGGCCGACCTCAAGCGCTTCCACGACAGCGGCGCGCCCGGCGAGCGCTGGCTGCCCTTCGAGGCGGTGCAGCTCCGGGAGCCGGCCGAGCTGGTGTGGAACCTGGGCGTGGTGCTGCGCTGCGGGGAGACGACACTGGTGACCCGGGCCAACGCCGACCGGGGGCGGGTCGAGGACCTCCGCTTCGCCCAGTTCTGGGACCGCAAGCGCAGCCAGTACCGGCCGCGGCCGGTGCTCGGCTTCACCCCGCGCGACCCGGCCCAGATCCTGGGCATGGAGTTCCTGCTCGACCCGGACGTGCAGCTGGTCGTGCTCGACGGCCCGGCCGGCTCCGGCAAGACCAGGCTGATGGTGGCGACCGGCCTCTACATGCTGGTCGGCCAGCCCACCACCTGGCGGGTGGCGCCCCAGTCGGATCCGCTCGCGCCCGACTACGGCTACGACAACGGCATGCTGCTGCTGCGGCCGGAGCACGCCTCGAGCCAGTACGAGCTCGGCTTCCTGCCCGGCGACTTCGAGAGCAAGATGTCGCCCTGGCTGGAGCCCTTCTTCCAGGCGATCCGCGGGCTGTCGATCGCCAACGACCACGACTTCATGGACGAGCTGCGCACGGCCGACCGGCTGACCATGATCTCGACCTCGATGCTGCGCGGCCTCGACATCGAGCGCTCGATCGTGCTCGTCGACGAGCTGCAGAACGGCGACCGCCATCTCGCCAAGACCCTGATGAGCCGGTTCTGCGCGAGCTCGAAGGTGGCCCTCGCCGGCTGCCTGGACCCGGTGCAGATCGACAACCCGTACGTCGACTGGCGGTCGAACGCGCTGACCCGGATCAAGGAGACCTACCGCGGCTTCGGCCCGCAGGTCGCCCAGGTGCGGCTCGAGCACAACTACCGGGGGCCGATCTCGACCCGCGCCGACGAGCTGTAG
- a CDS encoding CHASE2 domain-containing protein — protein sequence MPGRLVDRVLSWSDANLATLGHAFMREWSKVERSYRRPFSRIVFRLKFAFYPLLAAGAIAWLAFDLTHDRSLEAAENAIFDYVITWRPVEPKPSGQVAVVEIDECSIEHFRARGEGGWPWSRQRHADLLDQLDRAGVSAVGYDVLFSDPSQDDPLGDQILEAMAEGGGGRFIFGSTRLHPDYDESSPLPASQAPSAFALSPAPREDPKVALLLPYGEAMARHSAILNVTRNEDGVLRDIPLREAAGDWAVPALPLRLAMAAASSPPQPPPAAVRPNWRHDSRLPHVSAADLLTGEAVCRDATAPLPPLEGRVVLVGYTASGLNDAKPTPVDPVMPGVEVLAEATEALLAGSAIGMPPGWLKYALATLLTVFTTFAFYRGEPAPDIDSVFVAVNVGLLSASFIGLTFFGFFFDIFASVGFVSLIFGLCRAYAGIQRGRAVGNGDYLPEYVPEEDRWLAVARLRFVPDVQLDSTSLERRRREYRRRLRRFLYAGSNAVMLEGVFERKTWLHDAMSDIMMLVWHGKSAVEARTAALEDLARLERDLAAWDERLPDDGSVLVAFGSAQIDDGVRPFEDAERLRLRDLLGQTLAAATEWPLTRRGMIAAEAATVQGGG from the coding sequence ATGCCCGGGAGGTTGGTGGACCGCGTGCTCTCCTGGAGCGATGCGAACCTCGCAACGCTCGGCCACGCCTTCATGCGCGAGTGGTCCAAGGTGGAGCGCAGCTACCGCCGGCCGTTCTCGAGGATCGTGTTCCGCCTCAAGTTCGCGTTCTACCCCCTGCTCGCCGCCGGCGCCATCGCCTGGCTGGCCTTCGATCTCACCCACGACCGCTCGCTCGAGGCGGCTGAAAACGCGATCTTCGACTACGTGATCACCTGGCGCCCAGTCGAGCCCAAGCCCTCCGGCCAGGTCGCCGTGGTCGAGATCGACGAGTGCTCGATCGAGCACTTCCGGGCGCGCGGCGAGGGCGGCTGGCCGTGGAGCCGGCAGCGCCACGCCGATCTGCTCGACCAGCTCGACCGGGCCGGCGTGTCTGCAGTCGGCTACGACGTGCTGTTCTCCGATCCCTCGCAGGACGACCCCCTCGGCGATCAGATTCTGGAGGCGATGGCCGAGGGCGGCGGCGGCCGCTTCATCTTCGGCTCGACTCGGCTGCACCCGGACTACGACGAGAGCTCGCCCTTGCCGGCCTCGCAGGCGCCGTCGGCCTTCGCGCTGTCGCCGGCGCCGCGCGAGGACCCCAAGGTCGCCCTGCTGCTGCCCTATGGCGAGGCGATGGCCCGGCACAGCGCGATCCTCAACGTCACCCGCAACGAGGACGGGGTGCTGCGCGACATCCCGCTGCGCGAGGCGGCCGGGGACTGGGCCGTGCCCGCGCTGCCGCTGCGCCTGGCGATGGCGGCCGCTTCGAGCCCGCCGCAGCCGCCACCGGCCGCGGTGCGGCCGAACTGGCGCCACGACAGCCGGCTGCCGCACGTCAGCGCGGCCGACCTGCTGACCGGGGAGGCCGTGTGTCGCGACGCGACGGCCCCGCTGCCGCCCCTTGAGGGGCGCGTGGTGCTGGTCGGCTACACCGCCTCCGGCCTCAACGACGCCAAGCCGACGCCCGTCGATCCGGTGATGCCGGGGGTCGAGGTCCTGGCCGAGGCGACCGAGGCCCTGCTCGCCGGCAGCGCGATCGGCATGCCCCCCGGCTGGCTGAAGTACGCCCTCGCCACGCTGTTGACGGTCTTCACCACCTTCGCCTTCTACCGCGGCGAGCCGGCGCCCGACATCGACTCGGTCTTCGTCGCCGTCAACGTCGGCCTGCTGAGCGCTTCGTTCATCGGCCTGACGTTCTTCGGGTTCTTCTTCGACATCTTCGCCAGCGTCGGCTTCGTCAGCCTGATCTTCGGCCTCTGCCGCGCCTACGCCGGGATCCAGCGGGGCCGGGCGGTCGGCAACGGCGACTACCTGCCGGAGTACGTCCCGGAGGAGGACCGCTGGCTGGCCGTCGCCCGCCTGCGCTTCGTGCCCGATGTGCAGCTCGACAGCACCTCGCTGGAGCGACGCCGCCGGGAATACCGGCGCCGGCTGCGCCGCTTCCTCTACGCCGGCAGCAACGCGGTGATGCTGGAGGGCGTGTTCGAACGCAAGACCTGGCTGCATGACGCCATGAGCGACATCATGATGCTGGTGTGGCACGGGAAGAGCGCGGTCGAGGCGCGCACCGCGGCGCTCGAGGACTTGGCGCGGCTCGAGCGGGACCTGGCCGCGTGGGACGAGCGCCTGCCCGACGACGGCAGCGTCCTCGTCGCCTTCGGCTCCGCCCAGATCGATGATGGCGTCCGGCCGTTCGAAGACGCCGAGCGCCTGCGCCTGCGCGATCTGCTCGGCCAGACGCTCGCAGCCGCGACCGAGTGGCCGCTGACCCGGCGGGGCATGATCGC
- a CDS encoding OsmC family protein yields MADEITVSFPGGKRVDAAFDGFVVATDQPVAEGGEGAAPPPFDLFLASLATCAGIYVLRFCQLRGIPADGVRLVQRLEWESEKKLASVAIRIEVPPHFPEKYREALVRAASQCAVKKAIESPPQFVIETVVVG; encoded by the coding sequence ATGGCGGACGAGATCACGGTCAGCTTCCCTGGTGGCAAGCGGGTGGATGCCGCCTTCGACGGCTTCGTGGTCGCCACCGACCAGCCCGTGGCCGAGGGCGGCGAGGGCGCCGCGCCGCCGCCGTTCGACCTCTTCCTGGCCTCGCTCGCGACCTGCGCGGGGATCTACGTCCTCCGGTTCTGCCAGCTGCGCGGCATCCCGGCCGACGGCGTCCGCCTGGTCCAGCGCCTCGAGTGGGAGTCCGAGAAGAAGCTGGCGTCCGTCGCCATCCGCATCGAGGTGCCGCCTCACTTCCCGGAGAAGTACCGCGAGGCGCTGGTGCGCGCCGCCTCCCAGTGCGCGGTGAAGAAGGCGATCGAGAGCCCGCCCCAGTTCGTCATCGAAACCGTGGTCGTGGGCTGA